From Arthrobacter sp. FW306-2-2C-D06B, a single genomic window includes:
- a CDS encoding FAD-dependent oxidoreductase: protein MSNSAETTSKRPLRVAIVGAGPAGVYAADILTKSNEVKDGDVEVSIDLFEAYPAPYGLIRYGVAPDHPRIKGIVNALHKVLDRGDIRFLGNVTYGRDLTLHDFRAFYDAVIFSTGAIKDAELNIPGIELEGSFGGADFVSWYDGHPDVPREWPLDAKEVAVIGNGNVALDVARMLSKHADDLLVTEIPDNVYAALKASPVTDVHVFGRRGPAQIKFTPLELRELSHSNDVDIVLYPEDFEFDEASDEAIRSNNQIKTMVNTLTNWLVEEHAEAEQPSSRRLHLHFLHSPVEIVSEDGSGKVSSIKFERMQLDGTGNVKGTGEFVDYPIQAVYRAIGYHGSPLDELEYDARRGVIPNDGGRVLGADGKPVPGIYATGWIKRGPVGLIGHTKGDALETIGCLLEDRLTLPPAENPDPQAIINLLEERGIEYTTWEGWNKLDAHEVALGAAWTAENPDAGVVRERIKVVPREDMIEISRG, encoded by the coding sequence GTGTCCAACTCGGCCGAAACCACCTCAAAACGTCCATTGCGCGTCGCTATTGTCGGCGCAGGGCCGGCCGGCGTGTACGCCGCGGATATCCTGACCAAATCGAATGAGGTCAAGGACGGCGACGTCGAGGTCAGCATCGACCTTTTCGAGGCATACCCCGCACCGTACGGCCTGATCCGCTATGGCGTGGCGCCGGACCACCCCCGCATCAAGGGCATCGTCAACGCGCTCCACAAGGTCCTGGACCGCGGAGACATCCGCTTCCTGGGCAACGTGACCTACGGCCGCGACCTCACGCTGCACGACTTCCGCGCCTTCTACGACGCGGTGATCTTCTCCACGGGGGCCATCAAGGACGCGGAGCTGAACATCCCCGGCATCGAGCTGGAAGGCTCCTTCGGCGGAGCCGACTTCGTCTCCTGGTATGACGGACACCCGGACGTGCCCCGCGAGTGGCCCCTGGATGCCAAGGAAGTGGCAGTCATCGGCAACGGCAACGTCGCGCTGGACGTGGCCCGCATGCTCTCGAAGCACGCAGATGACCTCCTGGTGACCGAAATCCCGGACAACGTCTATGCCGCCCTCAAAGCCTCCCCGGTCACGGACGTGCATGTCTTCGGGCGTCGCGGTCCCGCCCAGATCAAGTTCACTCCGCTGGAACTGCGCGAGCTCTCGCACTCCAACGACGTGGACATTGTGCTGTACCCGGAAGATTTCGAGTTTGACGAAGCTTCAGACGAGGCCATCCGCAGCAACAACCAGATCAAGACCATGGTCAACACGCTGACTAACTGGCTCGTCGAGGAACATGCCGAAGCCGAGCAGCCCTCGTCCCGCCGCCTGCACCTGCATTTCCTGCACAGCCCGGTGGAGATCGTTTCCGAAGACGGCTCCGGGAAGGTCTCCAGCATCAAGTTCGAGCGCATGCAGCTGGACGGCACGGGCAATGTCAAGGGCACCGGCGAGTTCGTGGACTATCCGATCCAGGCCGTCTACCGCGCCATCGGTTACCACGGTTCCCCGCTGGACGAGCTTGAGTACGACGCCCGCCGCGGGGTCATCCCCAACGACGGCGGACGGGTGCTGGGCGCCGACGGCAAGCCGGTACCCGGTATCTACGCCACCGGCTGGATCAAGCGCGGACCCGTCGGCCTGATCGGACACACCAAGGGCGACGCGCTGGAGACCATCGGCTGCCTCCTGGAGGACCGCCTCACGCTGCCCCCGGCCGAAAACCCGGACCCGCAGGCCATCATCAACCTCCTTGAAGAGCGGGGCATCGAGTACACCACCTGGGAAGGCTGGAACAAGCTCGATGCGCACGAAGTAGCCCTCGGCGCCGCATGGACAGCCGAAAACCCGGACGCCGGCGTCGTACGCGAACGCATCAAGGTGGTTCCGCGCGAGGACATGATCGAGATCTCGCGGGGCTAA
- the rarD gene encoding EamA family transporter RarD yields MVFGIGAYGLWGLLPLYFLVLQPASAVEIVANRVVWSLIFCALLITITRTWRLLGNAFRDRTVLGPLAVAAGLIAINWLTYTFGVTTGHAVEASLGYFINPLVSVLLGVFVLKEKLRPLQWAAVGIGFIAVGVLTVSYGKLPWIALVLAFSFGLYGFVKKRVGPKVNAITSLTVETVVLAPIAGATMIVLGLTGAGTLGSNGPGHFWLLAASGIITAVPLLFFGASARRLPMTTIGLLQYFAPVLQFIVALAVFHEAMTPDRWVGFGIVWLALLLLTLDMLRTARKNSVIRKSARLSGA; encoded by the coding sequence GTGGTGTTCGGTATCGGGGCGTACGGCCTGTGGGGGCTGCTTCCGCTCTACTTCCTGGTGTTGCAACCCGCCAGTGCAGTGGAAATCGTCGCGAACCGGGTGGTGTGGTCGCTCATTTTCTGCGCCCTTCTCATCACCATCACCCGGACGTGGCGCCTCCTCGGCAATGCCTTCAGGGACCGGACGGTCCTGGGGCCACTCGCCGTCGCTGCCGGACTGATCGCCATCAACTGGCTGACCTACACCTTCGGCGTCACCACCGGACATGCGGTCGAAGCCTCGCTCGGCTACTTCATCAATCCGCTCGTGTCGGTGCTCCTTGGCGTGTTCGTCCTGAAGGAAAAGCTCCGCCCGCTCCAGTGGGCCGCCGTCGGGATCGGCTTCATCGCCGTCGGCGTCTTGACGGTTTCCTATGGCAAGCTGCCGTGGATCGCGCTGGTCCTGGCGTTCAGCTTTGGACTTTACGGTTTCGTGAAGAAGCGCGTGGGGCCCAAGGTCAACGCCATCACGAGCCTCACCGTGGAGACCGTGGTCCTCGCGCCGATCGCCGGCGCCACCATGATTGTCCTCGGCCTCACGGGAGCCGGGACTTTGGGAAGCAACGGCCCGGGCCACTTCTGGCTATTGGCGGCTTCAGGCATCATCACGGCCGTGCCGCTCCTGTTCTTCGGTGCCTCCGCACGCCGCCTTCCCATGACCACCATCGGCCTGCTGCAATACTTCGCGCCGGTACTCCAGTTCATCGTGGCGCTGGCCGTCTTCCACGAGGCCATGACCCCCGACCGTTGGGTTGGCTTCGGGATCGTGTGGCTGGCGTTGCTGCTCCTGACCCTCGATATGCTGCGCACGGCACGCAAGAACTCGGTCATCAGGAAAAGCGCACGGCTCAGTGGGGCCTAG
- the gabT gene encoding 4-aminobutyrate--2-oxoglutarate transaminase — translation MTATAHEITYRLDQKRSINGAFPGPRSQALNERRAAVVAAGVSSGVPVYVEDADGGIIRDVDGNSFIDLGSGIAVTSVGASDPAVVAAVQDAAAHFTHTCFMVTPYEGYVAVAEQLNRLTPGDHEKRTVLFNSGAEAVENAVKVARLATGRDAVVAFDHAYHGRTNLTMALTAKAMPYKTNFGPFAPEVYRMPMSYPFREENPEITGAEAAKRAITMIEKQIGGDQVAAIIIEPIQGEGGFIVPAEGFLPALSAWAKDKGIVFIADEVQSGFCRTGEWFAVNHEGVVPDIITMAKGIAGGLPLSAITGRADLLDAVHPGGLGGTYGGNPVACAAALAAIGTMEQHDLNARARHIEEIALGRLRELAAEVPAIGDVRGRGAMLAIELVQAGSKEPNAELTKAVAAACLQEGVIILTCGTYGNVIRLLPPLVISDELLLDGLEVLAAAIKANA, via the coding sequence ATGACCGCAACAGCACATGAAATCACCTACCGCCTGGACCAGAAGCGCAGCATCAACGGCGCCTTCCCCGGCCCCAGGTCACAGGCCCTGAACGAGCGCCGCGCGGCCGTCGTCGCGGCCGGCGTGTCCTCGGGCGTGCCCGTTTACGTTGAGGACGCCGATGGCGGCATCATCCGCGACGTCGACGGCAACTCCTTCATCGACCTCGGCTCGGGCATCGCGGTGACCAGCGTGGGCGCTTCGGATCCCGCCGTCGTCGCAGCCGTCCAGGACGCTGCAGCGCACTTCACCCACACCTGTTTCATGGTCACGCCGTACGAGGGCTATGTCGCCGTCGCCGAGCAGCTGAACCGCCTCACCCCGGGCGACCACGAGAAGCGCACCGTGCTTTTCAACTCCGGTGCCGAAGCAGTGGAGAACGCCGTCAAGGTGGCGCGCCTGGCAACCGGCCGTGACGCCGTCGTCGCCTTCGACCACGCCTACCACGGCCGCACCAACCTGACCATGGCACTCACCGCCAAGGCCATGCCGTACAAGACCAACTTCGGCCCGTTCGCGCCCGAGGTCTACCGCATGCCGATGAGCTACCCGTTCCGCGAGGAAAACCCGGAGATCACCGGTGCCGAGGCCGCCAAGCGCGCCATCACCATGATCGAGAAGCAGATCGGCGGCGACCAGGTTGCCGCGATCATCATCGAACCGATCCAGGGCGAGGGCGGCTTCATTGTTCCCGCCGAGGGCTTCCTGCCGGCACTGTCCGCATGGGCCAAGGACAAGGGCATCGTCTTCATTGCGGACGAGGTCCAGTCCGGTTTCTGCCGCACGGGTGAATGGTTCGCCGTCAACCACGAGGGTGTTGTCCCGGACATCATCACCATGGCCAAGGGCATTGCCGGCGGCCTCCCGTTGTCCGCGATCACAGGCCGCGCTGACCTGCTCGACGCCGTCCACCCGGGCGGCCTCGGCGGCACCTACGGTGGCAACCCGGTTGCCTGTGCTGCGGCTCTTGCTGCCATCGGCACCATGGAACAGCACGACCTCAACGCCCGCGCACGCCACATCGAGGAAATCGCACTCGGCCGCTTGCGTGAACTTGCTGCTGAGGTTCCCGCGATCGGCGACGTCCGTGGACGCGGTGCCATGCTGGCGATCGAACTGGTCCAGGCCGGATCCAAGGAACCGAACGCGGAACTGACCAAGGCTGTTGCCGCCGCGTGCCTCCAGGAAGGCGTCATCATCCTGACCTGCGGCACCTACGGCAACGTGATCCGTCTGCTGCCGCCGCTTGTCATCAGCGACGAACTGCTCCTGGACGGCCTCGAGGTCCTGGCAGCGGCCATCAAGGCCAACGCTTAG
- a CDS encoding gamma-aminobutyraldehyde dehydrogenase: MVQTLQNFINGEFVTPAGTELLDIVNPTNGEIVAHAPISTAADVDAAMNAAKEAFKSWKHVTPGQRQLMLLKLADAIEANSDELVEAQHRNTGQVRALIASEEVAAGADQLRFFAGAARIMEGKSAGEYFEGHTSYVRREPIGVVAQVAPWNYPFLMGIWKIGPALAAGNTVVLKPSDTTPESTLVLARLAGEIFPAGVLNVVLGNAATGSMMVEHKVPGLVSITGSVRAGIAVASGAAKGLKRAHLELGGKAPAIVFKDADIKKSAAAIAEFAFFNAGQDCTAITRVLIEDSIHDDVVAAMVEHTKTLHTGSQNDEENYFGPLNNVNHFNAVNSVVEHLPANCKIETGGHRAGDKGFFFEPTIITGAKQSDDVVQKETFGPVITVQKFTTEAEALELANDVEYALASSVWTTDHGTAMRMSRDLDFGAVWINTHILLTAEMPHGGFKQSGYGKDLSMYGVEDYTRIKHVMSALDA; the protein is encoded by the coding sequence GTGGTCCAAACCTTGCAGAACTTCATCAACGGCGAGTTCGTCACGCCGGCAGGCACCGAACTGCTCGACATCGTGAACCCCACCAACGGGGAGATTGTCGCTCACGCGCCTATCTCCACGGCGGCCGACGTCGATGCGGCCATGAACGCGGCGAAGGAAGCCTTCAAGTCCTGGAAGCATGTCACTCCAGGCCAGCGACAGCTCATGCTGCTCAAGCTCGCCGATGCTATCGAGGCCAACAGCGATGAGCTCGTTGAGGCACAGCACCGCAACACCGGCCAGGTCCGCGCCCTCATCGCATCCGAGGAAGTTGCCGCTGGTGCGGACCAGCTCCGCTTCTTCGCCGGCGCCGCGCGCATCATGGAAGGCAAGTCCGCCGGCGAGTATTTCGAGGGCCACACCTCGTACGTCCGCCGCGAACCGATCGGCGTCGTCGCCCAGGTTGCACCCTGGAACTACCCGTTCCTCATGGGCATCTGGAAGATCGGCCCCGCCCTCGCAGCAGGCAACACCGTTGTTCTCAAGCCCTCCGACACCACTCCGGAATCCACCTTGGTCCTGGCCCGCCTGGCGGGGGAGATCTTCCCGGCCGGCGTTCTCAACGTGGTCCTCGGCAACGCGGCCACCGGCTCCATGATGGTGGAGCACAAGGTCCCGGGCCTCGTCTCGATCACGGGTTCCGTACGTGCCGGCATTGCCGTGGCCAGCGGGGCGGCCAAGGGCCTCAAGCGTGCCCACCTGGAACTTGGCGGCAAGGCCCCGGCCATAGTCTTCAAGGATGCCGACATCAAGAAGAGCGCAGCGGCCATCGCCGAATTCGCCTTCTTCAATGCCGGCCAGGACTGCACGGCCATCACCCGCGTGCTGATTGAAGATTCGATCCACGACGACGTGGTTGCCGCCATGGTGGAACACACCAAGACGCTGCACACTGGTTCGCAGAACGACGAGGAAAACTACTTCGGCCCGCTCAACAACGTGAACCACTTCAATGCCGTGAACTCGGTAGTGGAGCACCTGCCGGCCAACTGCAAGATCGAAACCGGCGGCCACCGTGCCGGTGACAAGGGCTTCTTCTTCGAGCCCACCATCATCACCGGCGCCAAGCAGAGCGACGACGTCGTCCAGAAGGAAACCTTCGGACCCGTCATCACCGTCCAGAAGTTCACCACCGAAGCCGAGGCACTCGAGCTGGCCAACGATGTCGAATACGCCCTGGCTTCCAGCGTCTGGACCACGGACCACGGCACCGCCATGCGGATGAGCCGCGACCTGGACTTCGGCGCGGTCTGGATCAACACCCACATCCTGCTGACCGCTGAGATGCCCCACGGCGGCTTCAAGCAGTCCGGTTACGGCAAGGACCTGTCCATGTACGGCGTCGAGGACTACACGCGCATCAAGCACGTCATGTCTGCACTGGACGCCTAA
- a CDS encoding PucR family transcriptional regulator, whose amino-acid sequence MAMSLAALVAVPSLRLRKAGLAETTWNEDIRWVAVTEQEDPQRFLNGGELILTTGLRLSGAAEQRRFVRQVQRAGAVGIGFGTGLTHESVPPALIAEANRWGLPLVEVPYETPFIAIGKLVADSQSADHYSKLERLIAGHQILARALLTGGGLGELLKQLGSMLRTDIALTQFSAQLYNSVAGNPAPTADDWASFPIPTGRRDACTLWIKQPFGDTGIVSYAQNLISVELNNMVKQRQSQRALAGQVLDDVIHGTLDTVEGARRLAGVGINSTRKNVVLLVVSAAHHKQLGSTSLPQSLDGGVTAVVGKDLVTVVPDDGSSASALAKDLSDHLLEAGIHAAIGIGGAYTKPNGVRWSYFEARDAVAHGLPVNEPERLSLTSLLLASEDVPLADMASEALTPLRKFDAAHGSELVPTLESYLNHNGSVAAVAEALTLHRNTVRYRLAQITDLTGYDPAQTPDRVQLWLALAVQRLGSRNPR is encoded by the coding sequence ATGGCAATGTCACTCGCCGCGCTCGTCGCCGTCCCCTCTCTGCGGCTCCGGAAAGCCGGCCTCGCGGAAACCACTTGGAACGAAGATATCCGTTGGGTGGCCGTGACCGAGCAGGAGGATCCCCAACGCTTCCTCAACGGCGGCGAGCTGATCCTGACCACCGGCCTCAGGCTCAGCGGGGCCGCGGAACAGCGCCGCTTCGTGCGCCAGGTACAGCGCGCGGGAGCCGTCGGCATCGGCTTCGGCACCGGGCTGACCCACGAGTCCGTGCCCCCCGCCCTCATTGCGGAAGCGAACCGCTGGGGCCTGCCCCTCGTGGAAGTCCCGTACGAAACCCCTTTCATCGCCATCGGCAAACTCGTGGCCGACTCCCAGTCCGCCGACCACTACTCGAAGCTGGAGCGCCTCATCGCCGGCCACCAGATCCTGGCCCGGGCCTTGCTGACCGGTGGCGGACTCGGCGAACTGCTCAAGCAGTTGGGCAGCATGCTCCGGACCGACATCGCGCTCACGCAGTTCAGTGCCCAGCTCTACAACAGCGTGGCCGGCAACCCCGCACCGACGGCCGACGACTGGGCGTCCTTCCCCATCCCAACCGGCCGCCGCGACGCCTGCACCCTATGGATCAAGCAGCCCTTCGGCGACACCGGAATCGTCAGTTATGCGCAGAACCTGATCAGCGTGGAACTCAACAACATGGTCAAGCAGCGCCAGAGCCAGCGGGCCCTGGCGGGCCAGGTGCTGGACGACGTCATCCACGGAACCCTGGACACGGTGGAGGGCGCCCGCCGCCTGGCCGGCGTCGGAATCAACAGCACCCGCAAGAACGTGGTGCTGCTGGTGGTCTCGGCCGCCCACCACAAACAACTCGGTAGCACCTCGCTTCCGCAATCGCTCGACGGCGGGGTGACCGCCGTCGTCGGGAAGGACCTGGTGACGGTAGTGCCCGACGACGGCAGTTCCGCGAGCGCGCTCGCGAAGGACCTCAGTGATCACCTTTTGGAAGCCGGGATCCACGCGGCGATCGGGATCGGCGGCGCCTACACGAAGCCGAACGGCGTGCGCTGGAGTTACTTCGAAGCGCGCGACGCCGTGGCGCACGGCCTGCCGGTCAACGAACCTGAGCGGCTCAGCCTGACCTCGCTGTTGCTGGCCAGCGAGGATGTGCCGCTGGCGGACATGGCCAGCGAGGCGCTCACTCCCCTGCGCAAGTTCGACGCCGCGCACGGCTCCGAGCTCGTTCCGACCCTGGAAAGCTACCTCAACCACAATGGTTCGGTGGCCGCCGTCGCCGAAGCCCTGACCCTGCACCGCAATACGGTGCGCTACCGCTTGGCGCAAATCACGGACCTCACCGGCTACGATCCTGCCCAGACGCCGGACCGGGTGCAGTTGTGGCTTGCCCTGGCTGTGCAACGGCTGGGATCGCGCAACCCGCGCTGA
- a CDS encoding L,D-transpeptidase family protein, with the protein MPATTAPTAPSSVPAPAPTRDVAPGAPPNLAATAVDIVPTGAIAAKWQLLGGAGGPLGAATADQSCDQNLLCVQVFTGGSIYSTPLTGANAVLLTAGKTGPRWHESGQLSAFGYPLGEEKCDSNGCYQKFSSGLDITWSALGGPQTVWTKGGIGDAFFRLYGGYAQAGYPTSPELCDLVNSGCQQSFGNLRILWSSASGASGVWTPGAIGAAFAAAGAESGWLGYPTTRETCGLKANGCYQMYQHGAIIWSPASGARTSHGGIRSAWASAGFENGRFGYPVSDEICGQPASGCLQQFQGGTIYWSPQTGANGVNGGIRSQYDNMGGLTGGYLGYPLEGEVCGQRGGGCYQWFQGGLIFWSPVTGAQPIRGGMKAKYEQMGWHLGYLGYPATPETCINGECVQAFQGGYLTWTPAGARDYRHSECTGLNDGRVKYPSGDANHVTLVYTAAYGQSYAGVAYCKRVAGTYVTEWTTNGFVGASGFKPPGVASGPTRYNYSPTGWFSVTEAFGLGNPGTALPYRMLNPRSRWGGNPWTDTYNTYFESSSWVGYDENMWYFATRPQHDYRQGAVLNYNRPPDSPITQDAGFAIFLHENKVPTAGCISLDDWAVVDFLQKSTPGDRIIMGVAADIFR; encoded by the coding sequence ATGCCAGCGACAACGGCGCCAACGGCGCCCTCCTCGGTGCCCGCGCCCGCTCCGACCCGGGACGTGGCGCCCGGAGCCCCGCCGAACCTCGCTGCGACAGCCGTCGACATCGTTCCTACAGGAGCGATCGCGGCCAAATGGCAGCTACTGGGCGGTGCGGGGGGACCTTTGGGGGCCGCGACAGCGGATCAATCTTGCGATCAGAATCTCCTTTGCGTCCAGGTGTTCACTGGCGGGAGCATCTATTCCACGCCGCTCACTGGTGCCAACGCGGTGCTGCTCACGGCAGGAAAGACCGGGCCCCGATGGCACGAAAGCGGACAGCTTTCCGCGTTCGGCTATCCCCTCGGCGAGGAAAAATGCGATAGCAATGGCTGCTATCAGAAGTTCTCCAGTGGTTTGGATATCACCTGGAGCGCGCTCGGCGGTCCCCAGACTGTCTGGACCAAAGGCGGCATCGGTGACGCCTTTTTCCGCTTATATGGTGGCTACGCCCAAGCGGGGTACCCCACGAGCCCGGAACTATGCGATTTGGTGAACTCCGGGTGCCAGCAAAGCTTCGGGAATCTGAGAATTCTCTGGAGTTCGGCGTCGGGAGCGTCCGGAGTGTGGACACCAGGGGCTATTGGCGCAGCGTTTGCTGCGGCCGGAGCTGAATCTGGCTGGCTGGGGTATCCGACAACCCGCGAGACCTGCGGACTCAAGGCCAATGGCTGTTACCAGATGTACCAGCACGGAGCCATCATCTGGTCACCGGCCAGCGGGGCACGGACAAGCCACGGCGGCATTCGCTCTGCGTGGGCCAGTGCGGGCTTCGAAAACGGGCGGTTTGGCTATCCCGTTTCCGACGAAATCTGCGGCCAGCCAGCATCCGGTTGCCTTCAGCAGTTCCAAGGCGGCACCATCTACTGGTCGCCGCAGACCGGGGCGAATGGCGTCAACGGCGGCATCCGTTCCCAGTACGACAACATGGGCGGGCTGACGGGCGGCTATCTAGGCTATCCCCTCGAAGGCGAGGTGTGCGGGCAGCGCGGCGGCGGGTGTTACCAGTGGTTCCAAGGCGGCCTGATTTTCTGGTCGCCGGTCACCGGTGCGCAACCCATCCGGGGAGGCATGAAGGCGAAATACGAGCAAATGGGCTGGCATTTGGGGTACCTCGGCTATCCGGCCACCCCCGAGACGTGCATCAACGGTGAATGTGTCCAAGCCTTCCAAGGCGGATATTTGACGTGGACGCCAGCCGGGGCCCGAGACTACCGGCACAGCGAGTGCACGGGTTTGAACGATGGCCGGGTGAAGTACCCTTCCGGCGATGCCAACCACGTGACCTTGGTGTACACGGCAGCCTATGGCCAGTCCTACGCTGGTGTTGCGTATTGCAAGCGGGTGGCAGGAACGTATGTAACTGAGTGGACCACGAACGGATTTGTGGGGGCCAGTGGATTCAAGCCGCCTGGGGTTGCCTCCGGTCCTACCCGCTACAACTACTCGCCCACGGGCTGGTTCTCCGTTACGGAGGCATTCGGCCTGGGTAATCCAGGGACGGCCCTTCCGTACCGCATGTTGAATCCCCGTTCACGCTGGGGTGGAAATCCATGGACCGACACTTACAACACGTACTTCGAGTCCAGCTCGTGGGTGGGCTATGACGAGAACATGTGGTACTTCGCAACCCGCCCCCAGCATGATTACCGGCAAGGGGCCGTCCTCAACTACAACCGTCCGCCGGACTCGCCGATCACCCAAGACGCCGGATTTGCGATCTTCCTGCACGAAAACAAGGTTCCAACCGCTGGATGCATATCGCTGGACGATTGGGCTGTTGTGGACTTCCTGCAAAAGTCGACGCCCGGGGACAGAATCATCATGGGTGTTGCCGCCGACATCTTCCGCTAG